A genomic window from Glaciihabitans sp. INWT7 includes:
- a CDS encoding DoxX family protein translates to MDIALWITAVLLTVLYLGVGALKLFRPKDALQQSMGWVEDATAGQVKLVGALELLGALGVILPLSTNIAPVVTAIAAIGLVLVQVAAFVVHARRKEPKSYPVNAVLLLLALAVVALRFATL, encoded by the coding sequence ATGGATATCGCCCTCTGGATCACCGCCGTGCTTCTCACCGTCCTCTATCTCGGTGTCGGAGCACTCAAGCTCTTCAGGCCTAAAGACGCGTTGCAGCAGAGCATGGGATGGGTGGAGGATGCCACCGCCGGCCAGGTCAAGCTCGTCGGTGCCCTCGAACTGCTCGGTGCGCTCGGCGTGATCCTGCCCCTTTCCACCAACATCGCGCCGGTGGTCACGGCGATCGCCGCCATCGGGCTCGTGCTCGTGCAGGTCGCCGCGTTCGTGGTGCACGCTCGCCGCAAGGAACCGAAGTCCTATCCGGTCAATGCCGTGCTGCTGCTTCTCGCACTCGCCGTGGTGGCCCTGAGGTTCGCCACGCTGTAG
- a CDS encoding helix-turn-helix domain-containing protein, with the protein MERSVHRSPADLAEMDGMCSASIEQGMILRDLLDHLGDKWTLLVVGMLENGAVRYSELKNRVPGISQRMLTLTLKKLERDGLVSRQSFAEVPPRVEYSLTELGRTLLEPALGFARWAMESSDHITAARAAYDSRD; encoded by the coding sequence ATGGAACGCAGCGTTCACAGGTCGCCTGCCGACCTCGCGGAGATGGATGGCATGTGTTCCGCCTCGATCGAGCAGGGCATGATCCTTCGCGACCTGCTCGACCACCTCGGTGACAAGTGGACCCTTCTGGTGGTCGGGATGCTCGAGAACGGTGCCGTGCGCTATTCCGAGCTCAAGAATCGCGTGCCCGGCATTTCCCAACGCATGCTGACGCTCACCCTGAAGAAGCTCGAGCGCGACGGTCTCGTGAGCCGACAGAGCTTCGCCGAGGTGCCGCCGCGCGTCGAATACAGCCTCACGGAGCTGGGGCGAACACTGCTCGAACCCGCCCTCGGTTTCGCGCGCTGGGCGATGGAGAGTTCCGATCACATCACTGCCGCACGGGCGGCCTACGACTCCCGCGACTGA